The window TATTCTAAGGAAGTTGCATTATAATAATTAATACTTCTTTGAAATAGTGGTAAATCATTATTTATTACGATAACTGGCTTTCTTTCAGCCATTTCTCAACTAATAAGTTAAATTTAATTTTAGGTAATTTGAATGATTACAGAGGAAGAGCTAAAAAAATTACAAAAATTAGCAAAACTATCTTTTTCTAAAGATGAACTTGATGGTTTTACTAAAAAATTAAATAGTGTTATGGCAATGATAGATTCTCTTGCAGAAGCTAATTGCGAAAATATTGAACCTCTAAGATCTGTTTCTGATATGTATCAGAGAACTAGAGAGGATGAAGTTACTGTCGGTGATATTGCCGACCAGTTATTTGCAAATGTACCTGCACAAAATGCTGCATTTGCCAAAGAAGTAAAATGTTTTATAGTGCCAAAAATGGTTGAATAAGAATATGTCTGATTTAATAAAATTATCAATAACAGAGGCTTTAACGGCCTTAAGGAACAAAGAATTTACAGCTGTCGAACTTGTTAGAAGCCATATAGAACAGTCCGAAAAAAACAAACATTTAAATATATATATTACAGAGACTTTTGATAAAGCTTTGTCAATGGCAAAAATTGCCGATCAAAATTACCATGATGGAAAAGCCAGAAAACTCGAGGGAATTCCAGTAGGAGTTAAAGATTTATTTTGCACCAAGGGTGTAAAAACGACCGCTGGTTCTAGGATGCTCAGTAACTTTGTGCCACCTTATGACTCAACTATTAGCCAGAATATTGAGAATTCTGGAACTATTATGCTTGGTAAGACAAACATGGATGAATTTGCCATGGGTTCTTCTAATACCACTAGCTATTTTGGGGATGTTATTAACCCTTGGAAAGCAGAAGGTAATGATGCTGATCTTGTTCCAGGAGGGTCATCAGGAGGGTCAGCTGCAGCCGTAAGCAGTTTTTCAGTGATGGCGGCTCTTGGTAGCGATACCGGAGGATCAATT of the Candidatus Megaera polyxenophila genome contains:
- a CDS encoding aspartyl/glutamyl-tRNA(Asn/Gln) amidotransferase subunit C; this encodes MITEEELKKLQKLAKLSFSKDELDGFTKKLNSVMAMIDSLAEANCENIEPLRSVSDMYQRTREDEVTVGDIADQLFANVPAQNAAFAKEVKCFIVPKMVE